In Cyprinus carpio isolate SPL01 chromosome B16, ASM1834038v1, whole genome shotgun sequence, the following are encoded in one genomic region:
- the rab11al gene encoding RAB11a, member RAS oncogene family, like, translating to MSGREDEYDYLFKVVLIGDSGVGKSNLLSRFTRNEFNLESKSTIGVEFATRSIHVEGKTVKAQIWDTAGQERYRAITSAYYRGAVGALLVYDIAKHLTYENAERWLKELQDHADSNIVIMLVGNKSDLRHLRAVPMDEAKAFAEKHGLSFLETSALDSSNVELAFQTILTEIYRIVSQRQMSGRADDSFSPSGSRVVPITVQPTQSSGKQGACCQNN from the exons TGGTTCTGATCGGCGACTCGGGTGTGGGCAAGAGTAACCTTCTCTCTCGCTTCACCCGCAATGAGTTCAACCTGGAGAGCAAGAGCACCATCGGGGTGGAGTTTGCCACACGCAGCATCCATGTGGAGGGCAAGACCGTCAAGGCCCAGATCTGGGACACGGCTGGACAGGAGAGATACAGAGCCATCACATCAGC gtaTTACAGAGGTGCTGTAGGAGCCCTGCTGGTGTATGACATTGCCAAGCATCTGACCTATGAGAACGCCGAGCGCTGGCTGAAAGAGCTGCAGGATCATGCTGACAGCAATATTGTCATCATGTTAGTAGGGAACAAAAGTGACCTGCGTCATCTGAGGGCCGTTCCTATGGATGAAGCCAAAGCATTTGCAG aGAAGCATGGACTCTCATTCCTGGAGACCTCAGCGCTGGACTCTTCTAATGTTGAACTTGCCTTTCAGACCATTCTTACAG aaatCTACCGTATCGTGTCCCAGAGGCAGATGTCAGGGCGTGCCGATGACAGCTTCTCCCCCAGTGGTTCCAGAGTGGTTCCCATTACCGTGCAGCCCACACAGAGTTCGGGCAAGCAGGGCGCCTGCTGTCAGAATAACTGA
- the LOC109105386 gene encoding RNA-binding protein MEX3B-like gives MPSLLVLAGIMEKNGGYGGDLAGSGFGSEGLLVPTEEEEDDSRALRVALGQLSLLGLGEGEDRAPAGGGGGGVPDRSNDNHHNHIPADSGMLQGKNKLCALYESSPTETKGRGCNITECVPVPSSEHVAEIVGRQGCKIKALRAKTNTYIKTPVRGEEPVFLITGRKEDVALARREIISAAEHFSMLRASRNKLGVSFSGSPPAPLPGQTTIQVRVPYRVVGLVVGPKGSTIKRIQQQTCTYIVTPSRDRDPVFEITGSPGNAERAKEEIEAHIAFRTGGLHDHNNENDCLGPDSGNGGLESRLQQVWGLQGAPRKPLASSYRQNFSDAMVGSSGGGGGGMYSKGDFTNHGSGDKPCSYFGSDGTQSWGDPDYPKQVAYYTQQRSKSFGGLPLPLTRLSPGLPEPCGTGNSNAVGSPHAQARRAHSEPTAVTTAFTGRLPVPDSPPAVARECMTCFESKVTAALVPCGHNLFCMECAIRICELNHPECPVCHTLVTQAIRIFS, from the exons ATGCCTAGCTTGCTGGTTCTAGCAGGGATAATGGAGAAAAATGGGGGCTACGGCGGGGATTTGGCCGGCTCCGGCTTCGGCAGCGAAGGTCTCCTGGTGCCAACCGAGGAAGAGGAGGACGATTCCCGTGCCCTTAGAGTTGCGCTGGGCCAACTGTCGCTGCTGGGTCTTGGAGAGGGCGAGGACCGGGCTCCTGCgggtggaggtggtggtggaGTTCCAGACAGGAGTAACGATAACCACCACAATCACATCCCAGCCGATTCAGGGATGTTACAAGGGAAGAACAAGTTGTGCGCCCTGTACGAGAGCTCGCCCACCGAAACCAAAGGACGGGGCTGCAACATAACGGAGTGCGTCCCCGTGCCAAGCTCCGAACATGTGGCCGAAATAGTGGGGAGGCAAG GTTGCAAAATCAAAGCTTTGCGTGCAAAGACAAACACCTACATCAAGACCCCCGTCCGAGGCGAAGAACCAGTCTTCCTCATCACTGGCCGCAAAGAAGACGTGGCCCTGGCCAGACGTGAAATCATCTCAGCTGCGGAGCACTTCTCCATGCTGCGGGCCTCCAGGAACAAGCTGGGAGTCTCTTTCAGCGGCTCACCTCCTGCGCCGCTACCTGGCCAGACCACCATACAGGTGCGGGTGCCCTACCGTGTCGTGGGTTTGGTGGTCGGACCGAAAGGCTCAACTATAAAACGCATTCAGCAGCAAACGTGCACTTACATCGTGACTCCGAGCCGCGATCGTGATCCCGTCTTTGAGATCACCGGCTCCCCCGGGAACGCTGAACGAGCAAAGGAAGAAATCGAGGCGCACATCGCCTTCCGCACGGGTGGCCTGCATGACCACAACAATGAGAATGACTGCTTGGGACCTGACAGCGGCAACGGGGGTCTGGAGAGCCGCCTGCAGCAGGTGTGGGGGCTACAGGGGGCCCCGCGCAAGCCACTTGCCAGCAGCTACCGCCAGAATTTCTCAGACGCCATGGTCGGAAgcagtggaggaggaggaggtgggaTGTACAGTAAAGGTGACTTTACCAACCATGGCAGTGGGGACAAGCCATGCTCCTACTTCGGATCTGACGGCACTCAAAGCTGGGGTGATCCTGACTATCCCAAACAGGTGGCTTACTACACCCAGCAGCGTTCCAAAAGCTTTGGAGGCCTGCCTCTTCCTCTGACCAGACTGTCGCCTGGACTGCCTGAACCGTGTGGCACTGGAAACTCAAACGCCGTGGGGTCTCCTCACGCCCAGGCACGCCGCGCCCACAGCGAGCCCACCGCCGTCACCACCGCATTCACCGGACGTCTCCCCGTGCCGGATTCTCCGCCTGCCGTGGCTCGAGAGTGCATGACCTGTTTTGAGAGCAAAGTGACCGCTGCTCTGGTCCCTTGTGGTCATAACCTCTTCTGCATGGAGTGCGCCATCCGAATTTGTGAGCTAAACCATCCGGAGTGTCCTGTCTGCCACACCCTGGTCACACAGGCCATCCGGATATTCTCTTAa